The Arachis hypogaea cultivar Tifrunner chromosome 14, arahy.Tifrunner.gnm2.J5K5, whole genome shotgun sequence genome has a segment encoding these proteins:
- the LOC140178678 gene encoding uncharacterized mitochondrial protein AtMg00810-like, which translates to MGLLFSTNSDLEPTGFLDSDWGTCPDSRRSISGYCFFIGRSIVSWKSKKQSAVASSLCEAEYRVLAVATREAQWITYVLKDLKIKLKCDNQSVLHIATNLVFYEITKHIEMNCHVVRDK; encoded by the coding sequence ATGGGGTTGTTGTTTTCAACAAATTCAGATTTAGAACCTACTGGATTTTTAGATAGTGATTGGGGAACGTGTCCAGATTCAAGAAGATCGATTTCTGGATATTGCTTCTTTATTGGAAGGTCAATTGTATCATGGAAGAGCAAGAAACAAAGTGCAGTGGCCAGTTCATTGTGTGAAGCAGAGTACAGAGTCCTTGCTGTGGCTACTCGGGAAGCACAATGGATTACCTATGTGTTAAAAGACTTGAAGATCAAATTGAAGTGTGACAACCAATCAGTTCTGCATATTGCGACCAATCTGGTCTTCTATGAGATAACAAAACATATAGAAATGAATTGCCATGTTGTGAGGGACAAATAG